Below is a window of Cytobacillus firmus DNA.
GATTAGCAGTTTAGAAGCAAAGGTCGCTTCACAGCAGAAAGAGATTGAGGCGCTGAAGTCAGATAGCGGGACAACGACTCCGACAACACCACCTCCAAGCGGCTTGCCATCTGCCGTCTACTCAATTAAGGATAATGTAACAATCCATTCAGGTGCTTTAAGAACCTATAAAGTCGTAGCAACTGTTTCAAAAAGCACTGCTTTAACCGTAGTAGACTCCCACAACTCCAGTTCAGGCCTTTGGTACAGAGTGCAGCTATCTCCGTCCGTTTTGGGCTGGGTTTATTCGGGTGATGTTTCAACAACTAAGCCGGATTCTTTAAAAACTGTTGTAACCACTTCAGATGTCAACATGCGCAGAGGAGCTACAACAGATTATGCTGTAGTAGAATTACTTCCAAAAGGCACTGTTCTGAAATTAGTTCAAACCTATAAGAACTCAAAGGGAGAAACCTGGTATAATGTTGAAACCTCATCAGGCAGCAGAGGATGGATTATCAGCACCTTTGGTGAGGTGAGATAAGTTGAAGAAATTTATCTCAATCATTTTATTTATGGCTTTACTATTTTCAGGGGGTCAATATCCCAGTGCAGCTGAAGTTAAAACGTACTCGAATAGTGTAAATGTATCTGTGCACATAAACAACAGTCTGACTTTAACCCTTAATGGAAGCTATCAGCTTACAAATAGGCAAACGGGCAGCAAGTCCATCATCCCGCCAGGAACAACTATTACGTCATCAAGCAATGGAACAGCCGTAACTGTCTCCTATACCGGATTCAGTCAATCCTCGACTTCCGGCTTTGATGTCCAGGAGCTTGCCGGAACCGCATCATTAGCTGTATTCACAAGCCAGACGGATATGAGACGAGGTGCCGATGCCTCCTATTCAAAGATATATACTTTCCAAACAGGAGACAGCGCGAATTACCTTGGTTCCTTCACAAACAAGACAACGGGTGAACTTTGGTATAACGTAACCGTGGGGTCCTATACAGGGTGGGTTCCAGCCAAGAATGCTAAGTTAACAGAAGGGGACAAGCTATCCCTCGCGAAAGTCAGCAATGGCCTTACTTATAGAGGCAGCTTCTATTTGAAGAAAAACGGCTCCCAGGTTGAAGTAATCAACATGCTGGATATGGAAGATTATCTTAAGGGAGTTGTCCCTAATGAAATGCCAGCCTCATGGCATAAGGAGTCCCTTAAAGCACAGGCGATCGCAGCCCGAAGCTATGCGGCCAATATGATGCTCCTTACGAGCACAGCTGCAAGCCAAGTATACAGGGGATACACCTCTGAAGATACTCGGGCAAATACCGCAATTAAAGAAACAGAAGGCTTGTTAGTAAAATACAATGGAAAGCCAATCCAAACATTTTTCTTTTCAACGAGCGGAGGCAGGACTGCCAATGTGGGAGATGTTTGGAATTCCAATCAGAGCTCCTTCCCTTACCTTGTTTCAGTCGAGGATAAATACGAAGTATCCCCTTACAGCAATTGGAGCGAGGAATACTCAGCTGCTGCAATTTTAAAGTCATTCGGTATTGACAGTACGGCAAAATTGCTGGATATTAGCTTTGAAGTAAAAGGGGCGAATGGAGAAGTAGGTGCTGTTACCGTTAAAACCACTAAAGGAGAGAAGACGGTAAGCGGTAATGAGTCAGTCATCAGAAGGCTATTTCCTGTCTCAAGCTCAGCACATTATAATCTCCTTTACTCCAACTGGTTTACAATGGAGGTAACGAGATCACAGCCTGCCCTTTCTGTTCAAACGAATAGCGGAACTTTTCCTATCGAAGATATGAAAGGCCAGACCGTACAAACACCGAGCGGACAAATGACGCTTACTGAATCTCAGGTATCTGTCCAAACTCCGTCTGGGGTCATTGCTAGTGAAAGCGGGACAGGAGAGGTACTTTCTGTAACCCTAAACGGAAAAGGCTGGGGCCACCGTATTGGAATGAGTCAATATGGAGCAAAGGCATATGCCGAAAACGGCTGGACAGCCAGCCAGATCATAACGCATTACTTCAAAGGAACGACCGTTTCTAAATAAAAATAAAAGGAGAGAAGACATGAAGGTTTAACCCATGCTTCTCTCCTTTTTATTTTCACCTTCCAGATGGTGAATCAGATCTTCAACAATGCTCTTCCAGGAGTATTGATCGATGGCTAATTTTCGGCCATTCTGACACATTTGCTGATAATCCGCACCAGTTATCACCGCTAATTCTTTAACTGCCGCAGCAATTCCTTCAGGATTTTCCGGAGGTGCGATTCTGCCGCAATTATATTCATTTAAAATCTCGGCACTCTCTCCAACTCCGCAATACAATACCGGCGTTCCAGTTGAGATGGCCGGAAAAATCTTCGAAGGCCGCGCTCCCTTAAACAAATCAATATTTCTAAGAGATACAACACTAAAATCAGATACAGAAAAAATCTTTGGCATTTCGTCTAATGGAACCGAACCATAAAAAGTGACGTTTGTCAGCTGCAGCTCTTCTTTTAATGCGAGCAGCTTATCCTTCTCCTGTCCATCCCCTACAAATAAAAAGTGGACATCCGGATGGGAATCCTTAACCAGGGCAGCTGCCTGCAAAACGGAATCAAGGCCCTGTGCATATCCAAAATTGCCGGCATAAGTGAACACCTTTTTACCTTCCAGCCCGGCTTTTTTTATGATAGCCTGGTCTTTATCTAACGGCTTAAAGTAATCAGTATTTACGCCATTGGGCAAAAGGAAAACATCCTCGCTTGATTTCCCCTTTTTGACATAATAACTGCATATCCCTTCTGTGGCACCTGCTATTTTCCAGGCATTGCGGTATAGGAAATTCTCCAGTTTTTCAGCCATTCTGATAAAGGTTTTATTCTTAACCAATCCCAGCTCAACAGCAGATTCCGGCCAAATATCCGCAACATTAAATACAAATTTGGCCCTCTTTAATTTAGCGCCCACCCATCCCGTTATGCCAAGAAATAATGGAGGCGAATTACAAATGATGACATCTGTAGGCTTTGCTTTTGCCAGAGAATAAAAAGCACTAAATGTAAAAGAAAAATAGGAAGCAAGCCTTTTCCAAAAGCTTCCTTTCGGTGATGGATAGATCCATGAACGATGGACAGGAATTCCATCCCAGTGTTCAAATTGATAAAACCTGCCTTTATATTCATCCGGAATAATGCCATGCGGATGATGAGGAAAAGCTGTTAATACTTCCACCTGATGTCCTCTATTCATGAGTTCCTTGCTCACTTCATACACTCGTATTTGAGGAGCACCTGTTTCAGGGGGAAAATGCTGACATAAATAGATTACTCTCATTTTCCCAACTCCAATATGTCTTAATTTATCGTATATTATTTATTGTTTGTCCGGACTATAGAAGCCCTATAAAGCTTTAGCATCCGGCCGGCATTTTCCTGCCAATCGTAATGATCACGAACATGCTTGACTCCATTTTGTCCCATAATGTCGCGAAGGCCTTCATCGTTCAGCAATTCTGCAACAGCCTCTGCAAGCATTTCAGGGTTTCCCTTAGAGACAATCAGCCCTGTTTCCCGATTCTTTACAACTTCCTTTAATCCATCTGCATCCGATACAACAACCGGGACTCCACAAGCCATAGCCTCTACTGCTGTTACCCCAAAGCTTTCTTCAAGAGAAGGCATTACAACCACATCCATTTCACGAAGATAGTCAGGAACCAGATGGTTGGGCACCCGGCCTATAAAGCGGACAGCATCTCCTATTCCCAATGACCGGCAGAGATCTTGATACTCTTCCCTCATAGGTCCGTCGCCAACAATCATCAGCTCCAAGTCCTGAAAAGAAGAGTGTAAAGTGACGAATGCCTGAAATAGATCACGGAACCCGTAGACATCATCCAGCCCTTTGGCAATCCCGATTTTAAGGCTTGTCCCCTCTTCTTTCTTTTTAGGGCTAAAAAGGGAAAGGTCAACACCGAATGGAGTTACTTCTATTTCCTTATCTGTATACTTGCTTGTTTCCTTAGCCATGATATGGCTTGTAGAGCAGATCACATCCGCTTTCCCTAATGTGTATTCTACGATTCTGCGATTCACATTGCTTTTTAATGGGAATTGGTAAATATCTGTACCCCACACGGAAACATAAAATGGATGAAATTGAGTTAAAGCGCCTACCAATCCATAGCTTGATACAAAGTGGGCATGCAGGATATCCGGCTTTAAGTCCTTTAATAGCTTGCGCAAATGAGAAACAGCAAATAAGTAGGAAAGCTTGCCGGGCAAGAGCTTAGGCAGAACAACGGTATGAACCTCTTTCGCATTGTCTTCGGAGTAATGATCCTTAAAGGTAACCACCGTAACATCAATTCCCTGCTGCTTATAAAAAAGCGCCCATTTGTGGGTATGTGATGATTTACTCGGCGAAAGCAGCACTACCTTCATGACTGTTCCCCTGCCAGCGAAGCTTTAACTTTTTCCACTCTGGCCACCCAGGAATGATTTTTAAGGAATGTAGCTTCGATATTTGCCTGATATTGCTCAAGGGAATCAGCCATTTCTTTTATTGCTTCAGCCATGGAAGAAGGATTATCTTCACAGATAACACCATACCTATTGCTTTCAAGAAAACGCTTTTGTGCATCACATGCGGTTGCAACGATCGGCAAGCCATTGGATAAGTACTCAACAAGCTTTACAGGCATGGAAAAGTTCTGATACTCTGTACATTTTCGCGGGATAAACGCAAAATCCATCTCCTCATATAGTGAATCAAGCTCGCTTCCGCTAATATGCCGTACGTCAATATCCAGCTCTTTAATTTTCTCTATATTCGCTTGATCTGCAGCCTCATATTCCCCTTGCCTGCATACAATCGTCAGCTTACAAATCTCTGATTCCTTATTTGTTTCCATTAGGGCATCGAGCATTAAAGATAAACCGTAATCTTCCCCATTAATGGCTCCAACATAAATAGCTTTGAAAGGCTCCTCATGCTTTTTCCTGGCAGGTATAGGCCGCTCTTTGCCGCCCGGCGGCAAGTCAGCCATTTTCCGGTCAATGTCTACATATTTTCCCATCTCCAGGCTGGGAAGAAAGATTACATCGCAATATTTTTCGTAAAATTTCTCTTCAATCCGGTAGATGGACTGCATGATTTTCTTTTTTGCTCCTGTTAGCGGATAGATATGATCGAATTTCCAATACACATCCCGATAAAAAACTCCTACTGGCACATTATGCTGCTTGAGATAACGGAGGATTTTCCGATCTATAAATGGCCTTTTGGGTTTGTGCCCGGGATCTGTAAGCCAGAGGGGAATGGTCTGGTTCTCCATATAGCAGAACCATAAGTTATCCAGCTTCCCCGATGAAAGGAGCTGCTGAAACTGCTGATCACGCTGATCAGATGTTCCTGATATCACGATGATATTAACCTCATTTTCAGTTCCCCAAGTATGAAAAGCCTTTTTCATTTCAAGCGGGCGAAGCTTGGATCCGCTATTGGCATTTTCCGATAATGGGAAAGGGTAATAAACTAAAACTGATTTCATGCTAATACTCCTTTATTCATGCATTAACTAACATGCTTGCCCATTTAACTGCACAAGTTATACTTTGGTAACGGATAGCACTGCTGGTAAAAGGACTAAAAAGTTTACGCCTTTAACCCCTGTTCAAGCACTTCAACAATTTTACTGGCAGCTTCACCGTTTCCGAATAATTGCTTGTATTCAGGCTTTACCTCTTTATTAATGGCTTCAGTCATTTTTGTCTGATCTGTCCCTACAAGGATATTGGCCTCTCCTTCAAGGGTTTCCACCCATTCTGTCTGCTCTCTAACCGTAACACATGGAACCTCCATGAAATAGGCTTCCTTCTGCACACCGCCAGAATCTGTTACAATCTTTCGTGCATTTGCCTCAAGCGTTAACATATCAAGATACCCTACTGGATCAATGATTTTCAGATTAGGGATTTCCTCCACATTTAGACCGTAATCAGCTAGCTTGTGTTTTGTACGCGGGTGAATAGGCCAAACCTTGGTTTCTTCCGTGCTTGAAAATGCCTGAAGAATGCCTTTCATTTTTTCAGGATCATCTGTATTCTCAGCACGGTGAATCGTGATGAGCAGATAATCTCCCTTGTTTAGTTGTGCGTCATCAAGAATACGCGACTTTTCCTTTGCAAGCTCACGATTATACAAAACGGCGTCATACATAACGTCCCCGATATTGATGACGTTTCTTGTAATATTTTCATTCTTTAGATTTTCAACCGCTGTATCAGTCGGGCAGAAAAGGTATTCTGAAATATGATCAGTCAAGATTCGGTTCACTTCTTCAGGCATTAGCTTATTAAAGCTTCTTAATCCTGCTTCAATATGAATGACAGGGATATGAAGCTTTGCAGCAACCAATGAGCCTGCAAGAGTTGAATTTGTATCACCGTAAACCAGTACATAATCCGGTTTTTCTTTTAGGACAATTTCTTCAATTTTGGCCATCATTTCGCCAGTCTGCTTCCCGTGGTTTCCTGACCCAACCGCCAAATGGTAGTCAGGCTTTGGAATATTTAATTCCTCAAAGAAAATATCCGACATATTGGCATCATAATGCTGTCCTGTATGTACAATAATTTCCTGATGGTTTTGCCTTAAAGCCCTTGATACCGGAGCAGCCTTTATAAACTGAGGGCGTGCTCC
It encodes the following:
- a CDS encoding SH3 domain-containing protein; the encoded protein is MNRIKKLVVAGIVTAGIGTGAVLFTPSGSDAASNVVLASVEWVNTKINPINTKLSSLETKISSLEAKVASQQKEIEALKSDSGTTTPTTPPPSGLPSAVYSIKDNVTIHSGALRTYKVVATVSKSTALTVVDSHNSSSGLWYRVQLSPSVLGWVYSGDVSTTKPDSLKTVVTTSDVNMRRGATTDYAVVELLPKGTVLKLVQTYKNSKGETWYNVETSSGSRGWIISTFGEVR
- a CDS encoding SpoIID/LytB domain-containing protein, with product MKKFISIILFMALLFSGGQYPSAAEVKTYSNSVNVSVHINNSLTLTLNGSYQLTNRQTGSKSIIPPGTTITSSSNGTAVTVSYTGFSQSSTSGFDVQELAGTASLAVFTSQTDMRRGADASYSKIYTFQTGDSANYLGSFTNKTTGELWYNVTVGSYTGWVPAKNAKLTEGDKLSLAKVSNGLTYRGSFYLKKNGSQVEVINMLDMEDYLKGVVPNEMPASWHKESLKAQAIAARSYAANMMLLTSTAASQVYRGYTSEDTRANTAIKETEGLLVKYNGKPIQTFFFSTSGGRTANVGDVWNSNQSSFPYLVSVEDKYEVSPYSNWSEEYSAAAILKSFGIDSTAKLLDISFEVKGANGEVGAVTVKTTKGEKTVSGNESVIRRLFPVSSSAHYNLLYSNWFTMEVTRSQPALSVQTNSGTFPIEDMKGQTVQTPSGQMTLTESQVSVQTPSGVIASESGTGEVLSVTLNGKGWGHRIGMSQYGAKAYAENGWTASQIITHYFKGTTVSK
- a CDS encoding glycosyltransferase family 4 protein; translation: MRVIYLCQHFPPETGAPQIRVYEVSKELMNRGHQVEVLTAFPHHPHGIIPDEYKGRFYQFEHWDGIPVHRSWIYPSPKGSFWKRLASYFSFTFSAFYSLAKAKPTDVIICNSPPLFLGITGWVGAKLKRAKFVFNVADIWPESAVELGLVKNKTFIRMAEKLENFLYRNAWKIAGATEGICSYYVKKGKSSEDVFLLPNGVNTDYFKPLDKDQAIIKKAGLEGKKVFTYAGNFGYAQGLDSVLQAAALVKDSHPDVHFLFVGDGQEKDKLLALKEELQLTNVTFYGSVPLDEMPKIFSVSDFSVVSLRNIDLFKGARPSKIFPAISTGTPVLYCGVGESAEILNEYNCGRIAPPENPEGIAAAVKELAVITGADYQQMCQNGRKLAIDQYSWKSIVEDLIHHLEGENKKERSMG
- a CDS encoding glycosyltransferase, giving the protein MKVVLLSPSKSSHTHKWALFYKQQGIDVTVVTFKDHYSEDNAKEVHTVVLPKLLPGKLSYLFAVSHLRKLLKDLKPDILHAHFVSSYGLVGALTQFHPFYVSVWGTDIYQFPLKSNVNRRIVEYTLGKADVICSTSHIMAKETSKYTDKEIEVTPFGVDLSLFSPKKKEEGTSLKIGIAKGLDDVYGFRDLFQAFVTLHSSFQDLELMIVGDGPMREEYQDLCRSLGIGDAVRFIGRVPNHLVPDYLREMDVVVMPSLEESFGVTAVEAMACGVPVVVSDADGLKEVVKNRETGLIVSKGNPEMLAEAVAELLNDEGLRDIMGQNGVKHVRDHYDWQENAGRMLKLYRASIVRTNNK
- a CDS encoding glycosyltransferase, whose translation is MKSVLVYYPFPLSENANSGSKLRPLEMKKAFHTWGTENEVNIIVISGTSDQRDQQFQQLLSSGKLDNLWFCYMENQTIPLWLTDPGHKPKRPFIDRKILRYLKQHNVPVGVFYRDVYWKFDHIYPLTGAKKKIMQSIYRIEEKFYEKYCDVIFLPSLEMGKYVDIDRKMADLPPGGKERPIPARKKHEEPFKAIYVGAINGEDYGLSLMLDALMETNKESEICKLTIVCRQGEYEAADQANIEKIKELDIDVRHISGSELDSLYEEMDFAFIPRKCTEYQNFSMPVKLVEYLSNGLPIVATACDAQKRFLESNRYGVICEDNPSSMAEAIKEMADSLEQYQANIEATFLKNHSWVARVEKVKASLAGEQS
- the wecB gene encoding non-hydrolyzing UDP-N-acetylglucosamine 2-epimerase, with protein sequence MKIVTVLGARPQFIKAAPVSRALRQNHQEIIVHTGQHYDANMSDIFFEELNIPKPDYHLAVGSGNHGKQTGEMMAKIEEIVLKEKPDYVLVYGDTNSTLAGSLVAAKLHIPVIHIEAGLRSFNKLMPEEVNRILTDHISEYLFCPTDTAVENLKNENITRNVINIGDVMYDAVLYNRELAKEKSRILDDAQLNKGDYLLITIHRAENTDDPEKMKGILQAFSSTEETKVWPIHPRTKHKLADYGLNVEEIPNLKIIDPVGYLDMLTLEANARKIVTDSGGVQKEAYFMEVPCVTVREQTEWVETLEGEANILVGTDQTKMTEAINKEVKPEYKQLFGNGEAASKIVEVLEQGLKA